Within the Astyanax mexicanus isolate ESR-SI-001 chromosome 9, AstMex3_surface, whole genome shotgun sequence genome, the region acaatatttttttttatttatgtttaaaatattttttttttcatgattttcccataatgccaaaacagatccactaccatttgaaagagtctgtcctaggctatgactcatgtaagtttgggcaaattttactgtattgtttattttataataatttatttttgttttattcatgcttaaaatattttttttcatgattttcccataatgctaAAACagatccactaccatttgaaagcgtctgtcctaggctatgactcctgggaaaatcatgagaattttcatttaaagcatggatttaaaaaaataaattaatataaaataaacaatacagtaaaatctaaCCAAACTTGCAGTAGTCATAGCCGatgacagactctttcaaatggcattatgggaaaattatGAGAAATTTCAttgtaaatatgaattaaaaaaagaaaattaatataaaataaacaatacagtaaaatttgcccaaaatTGCAGGAGTCAcagcctaggatggactctttcaaattgtagtggacctcttttggcattatgggaaaatcatgagaaattcaattttaagcatgaataatatacattaaaaataatataaaaataaacattacagtgaaatttgcccaaacttgcaggagtcatagcctaggaccgattctttcaaatggtagtggacctgttttggcattatgggaaaatcatgagaaatttaattttaagcatgaataaaaaaataaaatttatataaaataaacaaaacagtaaaatattaatatattaatataaaactctctttctctctccctgatgggattgttatggtattatatcaaatagataatgtattgcacaaaatctacagtgaggtgagttattttaatccgttttcttctcatttctgggcttaatgtatgtctgaattaatataaccgactgaaacgtgtcggtctccccttctctgtgtttttcagcgtgctctccgcctgcgcgtctgtttaccgtaaaatcgcgcgtataagcgcttctaaatttaaagcgcggatgacttgactaggaatttccgaagcgcggatagctagTCTCCGGTAATCCATTGAGTATAAGCAGGGGTGTAGCAACAAATTCAGGGCCCGCTACACTCTCAAAGTCAGTGGGcctctatccatgccagtacacaaggaacgtgagcgaaaaaataaaaatctggattttcatgggcccctctccctactcgggccctgggtagtcaggtccacttttccccccactaccacgcccatgagtATAAGCGccggcacggcccgcgatcgcactACGAGTCCAATGGGTATTAGAGCAGCAACGCGAACTCGAGTCCAATAAAGCATTTAAGACACAGTCAGTCACAAACAGTGCGGTATGCTAAGTGATCGATTTATGGGTCACATTAAATTAACATACGTTTGTGGTATTTCTATTtacattatttgtaattttgGTCGTCGTTGTAAAAGTATATTTACATATGAGAGACTAAAAGACCTTCCACCATCATCGACTGACAGGATGATATTTCTCAAATATTTGTTATTGGACACCTTGAAATCAAGTCATTCTGCAAAGAAAACATATGACAGGGGAAACGAAATTCATTTCAAAACAAATTTCAGGGACGACCAAAAGAAGAATAAAGGGCAGACTTTGCGCTTggagaaaaaaaacccaaaacgaaaaaaaaactgacatcagCACAAACTTGTAACTGTAAAGCGATAACAATTATAGTTAGATCGGATCGGATACTTATCATTGAGGCACGTCATCCGCACAGCAGCGTGTGAAAGCAAATCGTGATCGGCAAATGCGCAAAATATCAGTGCCACGTTGGCCTTATCaccttattttatttagtttatttttttacattaaaaatatccACTATATAAACTTATTAAGAGTGTGTAGGACGTTACATCATCagataatagaaaaaaaacatgcttagCAATAATAAAGCCCAAGAGCGGTTCACGAACCATAGGTGAAGCATGAGAGTGGGACctcaaataaaccaaaaaaaattgCGCTGAGTAAAGTAGGGGGCTAAATTCCCGCGTTTTATTTGCGGGAGCGCGAGTTTAGTCAATCCAGGCGTGAGCAGGATGTAGAAAattccttaaataaataaatatctagaAATTATAACAATCACGCAATGACgtccatgcttaacagatgggagataaataaataaataaataaataaaaataataatagcaataacaAGAAAATAATGCATACATTAACGAATTCAATGGTGTAACATTTGAAATTTtacattgaaacaacgttgaatcaacattaatgttgaatggttgtgctaacgttgatattttagggttgaatcaacataatgtcctcaaccttctgccttttgaatcagcattttacatttcatcaccatataatttctaaaaccAGTTGGGTGGAGGaattaaacagtgttttacttctatttgcaataactgcttttaatttaacatcatgttctaatagtttcactgttttagtgtttttgcgatcagatgttgaatcagattgatagtggtgggtaactttcgttttacttagctttactgcagtgatgtaagtttattgttaacactttgttaaccataggattttcaaATTTTAGTGAACTATGGTTTATCAAAGGTTGAACATacgacgttgaaacaacgttgctagatcaacgttgattcacttttcaaaatcaacagttgattcaaccataacatttaacgttgattcaacgtttattcaacgttgaaagGCCAGCTGGGGGTGATAGGGCAATTTTggcatctccaattcacctgaccCGATAATGATATATGTAGGAagggtttttttattgtattatttcatGTTGCTGCACAAACGCACCACTAACGAATTAAACCCATATTTTCTTTCCAGTTTCTGGTTATATGAAGGGCCAGTTTCACAGACAACATTTGTTTGGACAGTAGGAAATGGAACAGTATAGAATTAAATTCCAAGCACCAAATTTAAATAATTCCATTCATAGCAGGACTGCGGGCGGGAGTGGCAGAAAAGCCTATGTGGTGGGCAGTCGCGAGATTAAAACAAGCGATTTTAGGTGAGAGAGGGCGGTAAGGGTCTAAAACAAGCGGGAGCgagcaggagcgggtttaaaacaGCAGTCCGGATCAGACCTCTAGAGTGAAGCTTACAAAACTCAACCACAGGCTTCTGGCAGAGCGGCGAAACACGCAGAAACACCACGCAACTGAACATCGCTGCTCGGCACTGGGCTAGAGATGGCAGCGAATCGACACAATGAGCCGAAACAAAAATAGAATCAGCCCCAGTCAACACACGAGTATAAGCCGAGACAAAGCAGCGACAAAGCAAAACGCCAGCAAAAGAACAGAGAGCAATACAAATCAACAGGGATCCTACTAGCAGGAAACTACGAACGGACGGGCGAGAACGGCAGAACTGAGAGCAAGGTAACGCCAAGCCGCAGAAACGACCGTGCGGCAAACAAAACAGCACTTGCATATAGAGAAGGGCGTGTAGGGGGAGGTCTTATAAAGACAGGTGGacgctggtgattggttgagataccAGTGATGAGCACAGGATTTACTTGCTAGAACTAGGCTGAAGCTTGTAGTTATAAAAAGTCATAAAAGTTTTGAGCTTTATATGTGATGATGTTTTATTTAAGGGTGTAGAAGTAGTTTTACACTGTAATGATTGTACTGAAGTCTCTGACACAGGCATAATTGGCaagatattttttaataaattagatGGCAGCATTATTGGCTTCATAAACAGCCTAAAATGGATACATTTAAATCAGTTAAATACATgagataataatacaaataaaaatcaacaaattattaaagcaaataaaagctatttgttaaaaaatacaataaaactaaacagtatattaaacttttattttacagCTTTCCCCATTAGATGCTGTTTTGTATTCTTCTCAGGTTtcagtaaaataatgtaacactTTGGAGCAAATAAGCAAAACAGGAGGCCAAAGCTTGAAGCTAAAATAGCAAATATCTCCACAGCAGTAGTGAATTTACCAGGTGAACTGACATAGGCTGGCACAAAAGCCAACCACACTGCACAAAATATCAACATGCTAAAGGTGATATATTTAGCTTCATTAAAATTCCCAGGTAATTTGCGAGCCAGGAAGGCCAAAATAAAGCATACACAGGCTAAGAGGCCAATATACCCTAGCACACACCAGAAAGCCAGATCTGAGCCCACACTGCAGTCCAGAATGATCTTGGAGTGTTGGtactgtgtgtttctgtatggGAATGGAGGGGAGGCTATGAGCCAAGCTGTACAGATGATCATCTGGACTAAAGTGCAGCTAAAGATGATGATCCTCTGCTGCACAGGCCCGAGCCATTTCATCACATTGTTTCCAGGCCGGGTGGCTGTGAAAGCAGCCAGAACCACTAACGTTTTCCCCAGGATGCAGGAGATGCAGAGGGAGAAGGTGATGCTGAAAGCAGTGTGGCGCAGCATGCATGACCAGGACGTGGGCTCTCCAATAAAGATCAACGCACACAGGAAACACAGTGTCAAAGAGAGCAGGATAAAGAAGCTCAGCTCTGAATTGTTGATGCGCACTATGGGAGTGTTCCTGTGATAGAGAAAGACTGCAAAGACAGCTAGCGTAAAAAGGGCCCCTACCACAGATATCACAGTTAGCGTCAcgcccattgcatcatgggaaaggtACTCAACAACCTTGGGGATACAAGTTGTTCCATCTGCATTGGACCAATAATCTTCAGGACATGCCATACAGTCTATTGAATCTTTGGGGGGAACAATAAAAAGGCAGCAGTATCAGCTGAAATAGAAAATCTGTAATGCAgcataaataatgaaaaagattttGACACCAACCTGTCTGATTACTAATTTTGCCACTGTCACATGGTATACAGTCAAAGCAGCACAGAGGCTCCCCACGACGGACAGCCTTCCTGAATCCCGGAGTGCAGCTGTCACTGCAAATGGATACTGGCACCTGCTTTCAACAAGCATAACAACCAGGGGTCAGTAAAGATCAGTTCACGGCCTCTTTATGTGGTAATAATTCagcatacatttaaaatataaaacaatatatgcaTTTGtcatataaagtataaaaagtataataCATGTATAATATAGTTATGATTGGTAGGCAAATTGtggtaaatataaatatgtacacaaGGTATACAgaatatttattttctacactgttgatcaatattaaagacataaaaacaatggtgaaacgttttttttatattattcgtCTTTGTTTATCTTTAGGGCAGCAGTGTTGTTgtttaacaaaatataaaaattttacaaaaTGAAACTACAAAATACAATTTAGTACATTTGTACtagataaatgttttaaaaggctgaaaatgatcaaaaaaaagaatttgagaCAATAACAGTGTTATTTTACCGTTCATaactgtaaaatgtttaaattaacgCAAGAATGCCTAAAGTAGCTGTGGCGATAATTACAGGTTATCATTGTATAgaaaaaattacagtatattatagatactgagattaaatttACATTATACATACTAAACAAATACTACCGCAAGTTTTACATTTTAGTGTTCTGTTATAGTTTAGTAAACacatgtaaaaatatgtaaaacataaaTTACAGTGCACATATGTACTAAAAAGATGTGATAAATATATGATACAATAAACGAAAAATGTGTGATACTTATCAAttttgtttcaatttttttttggggggtttgaaCCTAGTAGTTTGTAAATACTGTGTTCCAGTCAAATACTGTGACCTGAACATACACATTataaatgcttcaaaataaataaacaaatctttTTACACTTTTCCTCCTGTGAACTGTCTATTGCACAGatgtattataaatatttaaacgtATTTATTTGAATATGGACATATACGTATATttaataaagcttaaatatttataatatttcatTTCAAAAAGTCTATACTAAATTGTTTGAAGAGACTTTACTTATTTATGCTATTTATTCTCACGTGTGTTTACCTGAAATCTTTATATTGCCAAATATCAGATTTTCGTTTGGGTGCCATTTAGTACCTAATCTGAATAATCAGTTCTTTTCTTGAATAAAATCAGGTGTGCTGCTTGTGTCAAAGTGTGCAGTGTTTCGCATCTGGTCTCCCACTCACTCACATGAAGCTGCTTGATCCAGTCTGAGGACTGACCACTCCCATCCAACTTACCTCCATTTGACCCTACAGAACTTCAACAGGAGGCATCTCATGTACTGAACTACATTCTGAGAGCAGCTTGCCTCAGTCTGATCTCCAGGCCATGTGAGAGCTATGTCATAAATGATCAGCTCTTTCCCGACCTCCTGAGCTTCATCGTACATGCCCACTTTGACCAGCTCGATATTGCCATCTCTGCCCTTCTGCCAGTTGATCAGGTCATAGGATGGGATCGAGTCACCCTTTGCATCAAAGTTCACCAACTCTCCTGAGACAGTGAAAGATACTTCTTGGAGGTAATGCTGGAGCTATAAAGCCCAAGAACAAATAGAAGTGGAACACACATCAAGTATAATGCTCATGTTTAAAAAATTCTATGATAATTCTGCCAATTTCTTATTATTAATTGTGAAATTACATGGGACAACTGGTACCTGCCACGGGAAGACTTTGGTGTTGTCTGCACAAGTGGAGTTACTGAATGGGCCTCTTCCAGGTCGGCAGGTAATGAGATTATGTAGGGAGTGAGCAATGGCATACACACCTTTATAGACATTGTAAGTAATGCGAGTGCTGGAGGTGTTCCAATAGGCTGAGTGCTGTGTTTTAATGGTCTCCTGCCCAGTGCAGAGGGGCAACTCACTACTACTGCCTGAAGAGAAGGGAGTGCAACCATAAATAGCCTCCCACAGCTCTAGAACCAGGGGGTTGGTAGGGTATCTCTCTGGGTTCACCGTCATCAGATATTCCTTCAGCCGCGGGATGTTGCCTTGCCTTATCCCAAAACCAATGGTACCACCAAGGTAGGGGTAGAAATTCCTTCCAGTGAACACAGCAGCTGTCACCCAGGCCTCACTGGCTATCCATTGGATTCCAGTTATATTCAGTTCCATGTAGTCCCGCATAAAGGGAGTGAGTTCTCCCTCAGCCGAGAATACCACCACCACTCGGGCACTGGAGCTGTTCATCACTCGGATGATTTCGATTGCCTTCTTGCTGTTATACAGCAAAGGGATCATCTCTTGGTaggccacacacacacctgtaccctCCAGCTGCTTCAGCAGGTCCTGGAGAGCAGAGCGTCCATATGCATGGTCCCCTCGCACCACTCCAATCCAAGTCCAGTTGAAATGAATCAGCAGCTTGGCAATGGCTTTTACTTGGTATGCATCACTGGGGATCACCCTGAAGAATGTGGGGAAGTCTCTCCTGTTGCTGAGGCAGGCACAGGATGAGAAGTAGCTGATCTGAAATAGAGATACATATCTCACAAACCTTTTActataaaatgtgcagggcataTTTACCATTTATACTGCAGGATTATGATGGCTGGGTTTATTATTTAGCAAGTATACAGAAACAGTGATTAAGTTAAATAAGTGTGTACATTTTTCATACTACAGTAATAGTAACAGTTTTTGGAGATTAAGAAGTATTCTGAAAATTCTAATattctattttaaaatgaatataaaacaaaTGGAACCACTTCTCAATAATAATGATCAATCATAGATTTAGAGATACATGTCTATAATATGTTAACATTCTAAAAGTAACAGTTCTAGAAGTACAGATTTTGACAGATTACAGTTATCTATTACCAATTTTGATATTTTCTTTGTTACCCTAAAGTTCATATTATTACAATCTACATTGTGCTgattatacatttaataaaaaaaacagtagtattcATGTAACAGATTATTCcaaacttttaaatatttaattaattggtATCCTTACACAATCTTCATGTACAGTTAAATACAAGCAGCAAtctttgtctctcactcactcccacacacacgcatgcacacatacAAATGCGCAATTAATTAAGGGTCACTGGGGTATGCAAAACATTTGACGaggaaacattatttaaaaaatgattccACACAGAATGCTTACCATTGGGATTCTGAAAGGTTGCAATATTCTTGAAACCACTATTGACTGAGCCGACCCAGATTCACCAATGATGGCCAGCATAGGGCTAGCACCAGAACACATGGGCCGATCAGCCTCACTTGGCCCATTCATAACAGCCAGAGCTGCTCTTTGCCCTGTCAGAGGGTATGCACAGGAATCAAATATTTTATAGCCCAATGTGTGATTGGGTAACAGCTCACTACTGTTGTTAATCTCGTCTACGGCAAGTCTCATGGCCATAGCCCAGCGGAAAGCTCTGGGATCAAACCTTgcgttgagagagagagagagaacagcaaTTACAAAGTTAGTACAAATGTTTAACATCAAGGGCCAGTTTGCCAGACAATGAAGTCTTGTtttggactacacaacatttttaacTGAAGGTTTACCATGTAAAGGAACATCATTAAAACTGGCCCCAAATATTGGTGAGACATGGATTGAAACATACATTACAATATATACAGTGCATTATCTACTGTGACTTATTAACATGCATAGGCCCAACTGTTGAATCAAAGAACAGATTagatttacacagagaaaaaacTAAATATCTTATATACCATGcactatttaatttaaaacaaagctTAATAGGAGATTAAGATAAAACCCCACCTAACAAATTGCATTTAGACATACAGTCTCACCCATTGCACTGCACTTGTCCTGGTTTATAAGAGCAGTCCAGATCTGGCATTTCCTGATTGTAGTGCAGAGGGAAAATTCCCCCTATGACGAAGTCTCCTCTGGTCATGAAGCCTGGTTCAAAGTCATTCTGCAGGATGCACTGAGAATCTAAGGCTTTAGTAAAAGGGAGAACCAGGACCCACAAGAGAAGCAGAGTCATTCTCAGTGCCTGACTCCTTGTGGTTAGAAGACAAAGGGCAGCCAGGCATGTTTTATAGGCCGCCCTCAATCTCGGTATGTGCCAGTGTCACATGACTTCACCCACAGTTACAATCTAATGAGACATTGaagttttaatattttctttattttatgcaTTACAGGCAGTATTAAAGCAAATGTTACTTTTATGgttattttttcatttcagcttAATCTATATTATGATCCTCACAATGTTCAGGCTGAGGCatggattttaaaaaaattaatattactataataataataagattttggGCTTAATAAGTGGCTTAAGACAGTGGGCTTAAACATGTGGGCTTACAACTGGCTTGTTTAACTGTTTAACAGCAGTTTAATACAGATTATTACAGTACTGTGGGTGGTCATAAAAGCTACGCAGTGTGTTAAATGGTGTGTGGCTTGGATGTATTTTGACCTAATAATGTATGTTTACATGTGTGCTCATAATGttggtatgaaaaaaaaatcaatctattTTAAATTCTTTCATTTAAGAGTGAAGTCAGTTTTACATTGTAATGATTGTACTGACAAGGATAGTCTTTGATTTTGTGTGGCAATGatttcaaaattattttattacaaatgaGATCAAACACAATATCACCACAACATCTTGCTTCAATAGCTGTCCTCAAATGTATtccatataaataatttaaatagatGTGGATCATGATAATTATCACAACAgattagtttaataaaaaaatcataattaaattTTACATGATAAATGTATATGAAATGTGCAACAATTATTTTACTGCTTTCCCCATTAGATGCTGTTTTGTATTCTTCTCAGGTTtcagtaaaataatgtaacactTTGGAGCAAATAAGCAAAAAAGGAGGCCAAAGCTTGAAGCTAAAATAGCAAAT harbors:
- the LOC103044641 gene encoding extracellular calcium-sensing receptor-like is translated as MTLLLLWVLVLPFTKALDSQCILQNDFEPGFMTRGDFVIGGIFPLHYNQEMPDLDCSYKPGQVQCNGFDPRAFRWAMAMRLAVDEINNSSELLPNHTLGYKIFDSCAYPLTGQRAALAVMNGPSEADRPMCSGASPMLAIIGESGSAQSIVVSRILQPFRIPMISYFSSCACLSNRRDFPTFFRVIPSDAYQVKAIAKLLIHFNWTWIGVVRGDHAYGRSALQDLLKQLEGTGVCVAYQEMIPLLYNSKKAIEIIRVMNSSSARVVVVFSAEGELTPFMRDYMELNITGIQWIASEAWVTAAVFTGRNFYPYLGGTIGFGIRQGNIPRLKEYLMTVNPERYPTNPLVLELWEAIYGCTPFSSGSSSELPLCTGQETIKTQHSAYWNTSSTRITYNVYKGVYAIAHSLHNLITCRPGRGPFSNSTCADNTKVFPWQLQHYLQEVSFTVSGELVNFDAKGDSIPSYDLINWQKGRDGNIELVKVGMYDEAQEVGKELIIYDIALTWPGDQTEVPVSICSDSCTPGFRKAVRRGEPLCCFDCIPCDSGKISNQTDSIDCMACPEDYWSNADGTTCIPKVVEYLSHDAMGVTLTVISVVGALFTLAVFAVFLYHRNTPIVRINNSELSFFILLSLTLCFLCALIFIGEPTSWSCMLRHTAFSITFSLCISCILGKTLVVLAAFTATRPGNNVMKWLGPVQQRIIIFSCTLVQMIICTAWLIASPPFPYRNTQYQHSKIILDCSVGSDLAFWCVLGYIGLLACVCFILAFLARKLPGNFNEAKYITFSMLIFCAVWLAFVPAYVSSPGKFTTAVEIFAILASSFGLLFCLFAPKCYIILLKPEKNTKQHLMGKAVK